GCCGAAGCCCTCGCTGGTGCTCCAGCAAGTAGCCCCTGATGAAAAGACACGCGGCAGCCAGACAGAGGAGTGGCAGGTCGAGAAGGTCCTGAGCCGAGGCTACGGCTTGGCCACGATCTATTACGGAGACCTCGAGCCTGACTTCAAGGATGCCAGCCAGTACAGCATCCGCCAGCTCTTTGCTCCATCGAACGCCCCCGATTCCTGGGGCGCGATCGGTGCGTGGGCCTGGGGTCTGAGCCGCGCCATCGACTACCTCGAGACCGACAAGCAGGTCGATGCGAAGAGAATCGCCGTCACCGGCCACAGCCGTCTGGCCAAGGTCGCCGACTGGGCCGCCGCGCAGGACCCGCGCATCGCCGCTGTTCTCTCCACCGAGTCCGGCAAGGGCGGCCAGTCCATCCAGCGCCGCGGCCTCGGCGAGTCCGTCTATCACCTCCAGCACTCCTTCCCCTACTGGTTCTGCCCCAACTACGCCCGCTGGGTCGGCCACGACCAAGAGATCCCAGCCGACGGCAACCTGCTGCTCTCTCTCATCGCGCCTCGCCCGCTCTACGTCGCCAGCGCGGTCGGCGACGAATGGTCCGACCCCAAAGGTGAGTTCCTCTCCTCCGTCAGCGCCAGCCGCGTCTATCAACTGCTAGGCCGCCACGGCCTGCCCACCGACACTATGCCGCCCGTAGACCAGCCGATCAACTCTCCGGCAGCGAACGTCGCCTACCACGTCCGCTCCGGCATTCACGACGTGACAGCCTTTGACTGGGACCAGTACCTTAACTTCCTCGACATTCATTTCAGAAGGCTGACTCGTCCATGACTCTCTCGACACGCATCACCGCATTGCTGTTGCTCGGAGTCGCCATCGCCGCGCCCGCGCAGGTGGCCAGCAAGAAGCAGGTCAACCAGTGGCGCACCCAGATGCGCCAAGCCCTCTTCATCCCCAACCCCCTGCCCGCCGTGCAGCCCGAGTCTTACGGCACCTTCACGCCAGCCCCGGGCATCGTCGCCGAGCGCGTCTCCTACCGCTCCGAGTACGGCCTGCGCATTCCAGCCGTCATCTATGCACCGGCCACCAAGCCTAAGGGCAGGCAGCCCGCCATCATCGTCGTCAACGGCCACGGTGGCGATAAGTCGAGTTGGTATGCCTACTACACCGGAGTCCTCTACGCCCGCGCCGGGGCTGTCGTTCTCACCTACGACCCCATCGGCGAGGGCGAGCGCAACGACGACCATAAGTACGGCACCAGCGAGCATGACAAGATCATCGACGTCCCCACCATGCCCGCGCGCATGGGCGGCCTCATGGTCACCGACGTCATGCAGGCCGTCTCGTACCTTTCGCAGCGCCCTGATGTGGACGCCCACCGCATCGCCGTCATGGGCTTCTCGATGGGGTCGTTTATCTCCGCGCTGGCGGGTGCGGCGGACCCGCGTATTCACGCGCTGCTGCTCACCGGCGGCGGCGATCTCGACGGCCCCGGCGGCTACTGGGATGCTAGCCACGCGGTCATGTGCCAGTCCGGCCCGTACAAGGCGCTCAGCTTCCTCGGCGATCGCCCGGCTGTTCTCTACACCATGAACGCCCGTCGCGGCACCACGTTCATCCTCAACGGCACCAACGACACGGTGGTCGATATCCCGCACCATGAGCAGGACTTCTTCGACGCTATGCGGCAGCGCGTCATCGCACTTAACGGTGGCTCGAAGGGAGTATTCGAGACCCTCTTCGACCCCGGCGCGAGCCACCGTCCCGGCTGGATCGCCCGCCCGTCAGCCAAGTGGCTGGGCAACAATCTCCGCTTCCCCAACTGGCCCGAGAGCACCATCAATCAACTGCCGATCATCTCCATTCGCGCATGGGCCGCGAAGGTCGGCTACCCTCTAGGTAAGAGTTCGGGCCGCGAAGACCGCGACGCGGGCATCCAGTCCATCGACGGCGATGTGCCGTTGATGACCCACGAACAGACCGACGTGCTCAGCATGGAAAAGTGGCAGGAGCGCAAGAGCGAGTTCGTCTACGCAAACTGGGTGAAGGCCGCGCTGGCACAGGCAAACAACGAAGGAAGCAGCAAGTGACGATGAAGAACGCCCCATCCATTCCGCAGCAGCAGGTCGATACGCCCAGAGTCATCATCCTGGCCGATGACCTGACCGGCGCCTGCGACAGTGGCGTTGCCTTCCTCAGTTCGGGAAGACAGGTGCGGGTCGTTCTCGATCTGACGAGCTTCGATAGCTCAAGCGGTGAAGATGAGGTGTGGTCGTTCACTACCGAGTCGCGTAACCTGCCGATGCATGAGGCCGCAGAGCGCCTGACCGAGAGCATGGCGAAGCTGCCGCACGAGGGAAGCCTCTTCTTCAAGAAGGTGGACTCCGCGGCCCGCGGTCACTTGGGTACTGAGGTTATTGCAGCGCTTCGTTCCTCCAGTGCCAGCATCGCCTTGGTCGCTCCGGCGTTCCCCGAGGCTGGCCGCACCGTACATGCTGGCGTCCTGCGCGTGAGCGACTTCAGTGGTCAGGACTCGACCATCGCCCTGCGTGACCTCTTCGCTCACGAAAAAGAAATCAGTATCGACGTGCTGGCCGATGATTCTCCAAGGCAGCAGCTTGCGGACGATATCTCCGCTGCCATCGCCAACAACACCGACATCCTTCTCTGCGCCGCAAGGACGCAGCAGCACCTGCACGATCTGGCCGCAGCCGCTCTGCATTTGGATCAGCCGATCCTCTGGGCTGGCTCTGCCGGTCTGGCGCACGCGCTGGCGGATGAGCTGCCGAAGGCCAACGCATCTTCCATCGCACAGGCCATTACAGCCAAGCCGGGAAGAACCGTGCTCTTCGCGGGCACGCCGCACCCGGTCACTCTGAGTCAGGTAGCGCGCCTCGACGGAGCCGCGCACGAGACCCACATCATCGACTGCGCCGTCACGCCCGAGGCTGCAATTCGAGAGACGTTTTCTTTCTCGCCGGTCTCCGCGCTGATCCTCACCGGCGGCGATACCGCAGCGTTCGTCCTGCGTGCGCTCAGCGCTTCGAGCATCCTGCTTGCAGGCGAGATCGCCCGCGGCATCCCCTGGGGCATCATCGCGGGCGGCATGGCTGCGGGCTGCATCGTCATCACCAAATCCGGCGGCTTCGGCAATCCCGAGTCGCTCGTACACGCATTTGAGTTCTGTGAACGGAGGTTGTATGAGTCTGCCTAAAATCGCTCTCACCATCGGAGACCCTGCCGGAGTAGGCGCGGAGATCACCCTCAAGGCCCTGGCCGACCGCGACCTGCTCGGCATCGCCGAGTGGATCGTCATCGCCGACCCGGTTGCCCTCGAGGCCATCGACCCTGAGTTCCGCAAGTCGCTGGACCCGCGCGTACGCCTCGTCGAAGCCAGCAACCTCGACCCTGCCAAGCCCATCCAGCACGGCCAGCTCTCGGCCGACTACGGCCTGGCCGCTATCGACTACGTCCGTCGCGCCACGCTCATGTGCCTTGCGGACGAGGCCGACGCCATGGTCACCGCGCCGCTCAACAAAGAGGCCGTCACCATGTCCGGCCAGATCTTCTCGGGCCACACCGAGTTCATCGCCGAGATCTGCGGCGCCACCGAGTCGCGCATGTTGCTCGCCAGCGAGAGGCTCTCCACCGTCCACGTCTCGACGCACATCGCGCTCGAGCAGGCCTGCAAGCTCGAGCAGGGCCGCATCATCCGCACCATTGAGCTTGGAGCCGAGGCCATGCGCCTCATGCTCGGACGCCCTGCGCGCATCGGCGTCTGCGGCCTGAACCCGCACGCGGGCGAGCACAACCTATTCGGCCATCAGGACTCGGAGATCATCGCCCCGGCGGTGGAAGCCGCGCAGAAGCTGGGCTTCGACGTCACCGGCCCGCACTCGCCCGACGCCATCTTCCTCAAGGGCGTGCGCGGCGGCTTCGACCTGATCGTGGCCATGTACCACGACCAGGGCCACATCCCCATGAAGCTCATCGACTACGAGAAGACCATCAACATCTCGCTCGGCATCCCCATCATCCGCACCTCCGTCGATCACGGCACGGCCTTCGACATCGCGGGCCAGGACAAGGCCGACTGCCGCAACATGCAGGCGGCGATGCGCATGGCGGCGCGCATGGCGGCAGGCAAGCTGAGCCTGAAGGGGGCTCAATAGATGCACCTTCTCGATGAGATCGTCATCGGTCTCTACATGGCTGTGCTGGTCGGCATCGGTATGCGCGTCTCGCGACGTCAGCGTACTACCGACCAGTACTTCCTCGCCGAGCGCTCCATCCCCGGCTGGGCGATCGGCATGTCGCTCTTGGCGACGATCATCACCAGTGTCACCTTCATCGCCTATCCGGGCGCGGCCTACGCGGGCAACTGGTCGCTGCTGGTGCCGGGCATCATGTTCGTCCTTGTCATCGCGGGCATCGGCGTCGTGGTCGTCCCGTTCTTCCGCCAGGTCGTCGCCATGAGCGTCTACGAGTACTTTGGCAAGCGCTTCGGCTCCGGCGTGCGCATGTACTCGTCCTTCGCCTTCGCCATGGGCCACTTCTCGAAGATGGGCTTCGTCTTCTACCTGCTGGCGCTCTCGGTCGGCGGCATCACCGGCTGGAGTCTCACGAAGGTCATCATCGTCCTCGGCATCATCACCATCTTCTACACGCTGATCGGAGGCCTCGAAGCCGTTATCTGGACCGACGTGATCCAGGGATTCGTCCTCTGGAGCGGCGTCGCCGTCTCCATCGGTCTGCTGCTCTTCTCGCCCCGCGTCCACACGGGCGAGGTGCTGCACCTGATCGCGGCGAACCACAAGACCAGCCTCGGCAGCATGAGCTTCGATCTCCACACCCAGACCTTCTGGACGATGGCGATCTACGGCCTCTTCTTCTACCTGCAAAAGTACACCGCCGACCAAACGGTCGTGCAGCGCTACCTCGCCGCTACCACCGACCGCGCCGCCCTGCGCGGCATCGGCATGGGCGCGATGCTCTGCCTGCCGGTGTGGACGGCGTTCATGTTCATCGGCAGCCTGCTCTGGGCCTTCTACCGCATCACCGGCGAGCACCTGCCCAAGTCCATCACCAAGCCCGACCAGATCTTCCCGCACTTCATGGTCACGCAGATGCCGCCCGGCGTCGCCGGCCTCTTCATGGCGGCTCTCTTCGGCGCGGCCATGTCGATGCTGGCCTCCGACCTCAACTGTCTCGCGGTCATCGTCGTCGAGGACTTCTACGGCTACCTGCTTCCGGGCCGCACCGACCGCCAGCGACTACGCGTCGGCAAGGTCGCAGTGGCGGTCTCGGGTCTGCTGGCCATCGCGGTGGCGCTGCGTCTCTCGAACAGCCAGGGCTCGGCACTGGCTCTCTACTACCTCATCACGGCTGTGGTCGCGGGCGGACTAGCCGGGCTGTTTCTACTGGCCTTTCTGGTCCGCAAAGCAGGCCGTGCCGCCGGGCTCATCGGCATCGTGGTCAACCTGGTCTTCACCACCTGGGCGACCCTCACCATGAACCACGGCCACACCTGGAACCTCCACCAGTACAACTACCCCTGGCACGAGTTCACCATCGGAGCCATCGGCAACATTCTGCTCTTCGTCGTCGGCTATCTCGCCTCGCTCGCGCTGCCCGCCAGCGAAGCCTCCGGCGCGACCCTATGGGATTGGCTGGCCCAGCGCCGCTCACACCCACAACACCCAACCCTCAACACACAACGGAGTAACGGATGAATCGGTTGCGCAAGGCAGTTGAACTGAATGGTGGCAAGACGCTACTTGGAGCGGCACTCTACTTCTACGATCCCATCTTCCTTGAGATCGCCGCTCACCTCGGATACCAGGCCATCTGGATCGAGATGGAGCACGCGCCCATCACCTTCGCCGAGGCGGCCGACCTCTGCCGCATGGCTGCCGGCACCGGGATGCTCACCATGATCCGCATCCCCGACTCCCGCCGCGAGAACGTCCTCAAGGCCGCCGAGTGCGCACCCGATATCATCGACGTCCCCATGGTCAACACCTCGGCCCAGATGGGCGAGATCCGCCAGTATGCCCGCTTCGCTCCCGACGGCCACCGGGGCTACTTCAGCGTCTCCCGCGCGGTCAACTACGGCGTCAACAACAGCGTCAACGAGACCCAGCAGAGCGTCAACCGAGAGTTGTGCCTGATGGCTCAGATCGAGCACACCGATGCGATGTCGGAGCTGAGCCAACTGGCCGCGACGCCGGATGTCGATCTCTTCGTCGGCCCCGCCGACCTGGCCGCGAGCATGGGCTATCCCTCGCAGACCAACCACCCGGTCGTCCGCGAAGCCTGCACAAAGATCGTTCAGGCCGCGCGCGCGAACAACAAGCTCATCGCCTCGGCCTGTGCTCCGGCGGACTTCAAGTTCTGGCTCGACCAGAACATCGACCTGCTCTTCTGCACCAACGACATCGCCTGCCTGAAGCGCGGCGCGGGGCTGGCTCTCGAAGAGGCCCGCGCTCTGTTGGCACAGGCTTGAGATAGACTCAACACCCCGGCGAACGAGGCTTGCAGCTTGAACGCCGGGGCAGGGAATTTAAGGACACGGCTTCAGTCGTGCCATCCACCATCCTTCCGCATTGCGGCTTTAAGCCGCTGCGGGACTCCTTTCTGCAGCCGTCCCGTCCCTTTCTCCTTCAACTTCATCATTTAACTTTCAAAACATGATTGATACCTCCACATCCAGCCGGGTATAGTGGCAGACGAATGAAGACCTCACGCAAGCACGCAACTCGAAGCTGGCTGACGATCCTCCCGCTGGCTCTGGCCTTGCCTGCCGGTGCCCCGTCTGCCGGTGCCCAGACCGTCCTCCATCCAGCGGACTACGCCCACTACGTCGACCTCTTCCACGACCAGGAGCGCGAGGCCACCGGCAAGCTCTACGAGGGCGAGGGCGGCGAGTCCACATGGCCCTGGATGCAGCGCGAGATCCCCTGGTTCGACGCCTCCGACAAGCACTTCGAGGAGATGTACTACTTCCGCTGGTACGCCTGGAAGAAACACCTGGTCAAGACCTCGAAGGGCTACGTCGTCACCGAGTGGCTGCCCAAGCCCGACTTCAAGGACGGCAGCTACGGCGCGCTGAACGACGCCGTGCCCTTCCACCTCGGCGAGGCCCGCTGGCTCCACACTTCCGCCATCGCCGAAGATGACGCCCGCTACTGGTTCTCGGTGCCCGACTCCGATACCCGAAAGTACAGCGCCGCCATGGCCTCGGCCGTCCGCGACCTGACGCTGGCCAATGGTAACGCCGCCCTGGGCACAACGCTTCTGCCCGCGCTCAAGACCTACTACAAGGCGTGGGAGACGACCCAGCAGGATGCGAACGGCCTCTTCTGGTCCATCGACACCCGCGATGCGATGGAGAAGAGCATCTCCGGCGACGGCTACCGCCCCACCCTCAACTCCTATATGTACGGCGACGCCCGCGCCATCGCTGCCATCGCCGCCGCTGCTAACGACACGGCCACGGCCACCGCCTTCAACCAGAAGGCCGACACCCTCCGCAACCTCATCGAAACCCGTCTCTGGAACCCCAAGGACCAGTTCTACGAGGTGGTCTCGCCCGCCGCCGACTCCGGCATCCGCAAGCAGAAGAAGTTCATCGACCCCGGCACCCAGATGCAGCTCTCCGGCGTCCGTGAGCAGATCGGCTACAACCCCTGGCTCTTCGACATCCCGCCCGTCAGCCACGCCATTGCCTGGAAGCAGCTCTTCGATCCCCAGGGCTTCGACGGCCGCTACGGGGCCACTACCGCCGAGCGCCGCAGCCCGCGCTTCCGCTTCGCCAGCTCCGACCAGTGCACCTGGAACGGCCCCGCGTGGCCCTTTGCCATGACCCAGACCCTGCTGGCGCTGGCGGCTTATGAGAACCTGCCCGGCTCTTTCGTCCTCGGCCCGGCGGACTACTACAAGCTCTTCTCGCGTTACGTGCTGGCCCAGCACCAGACGCTGGCGAGCGGCCACACCATCGACTGGATCGACGAGGACTACGACGCCGACACCGGCGAGTGGATCGCCAAGAACATGCTCATCGCCAAGAACAAGCAGGTGGGCCGCGGCAACTACTACAACCACTCCGGCTTCGTGGACCCGCTCATCACTGGCCTCATCGGCCTGCGCCCGCGCGCCGATAACCAGATCGTCCTGCACCCGCTGCTGCCGCCGGGGCAGTGGAGTTACTTCGCCATCGACGCCCTGCCATACCACGGCCACACGCTCACCATCCTGTGGGACGAGACCGGCAAACGCTACCACCGGGGCAAGGGCCTGACCCTCCTCATCGACGGCAAAAAAGCCGCCTCACGCAAGACCCTTGGCCCGCTAGAAGCGGCCCTGCGCTAAAGATCAGCACGAGATAACGGAGATCGACCCCATGCAGAAGACCCACCTCGCCGCCGCCGTGTTCACTCTCACTCTGGCCGGCTCGCTTATGGCGCAAAAAGACGGCCGCCTGGCCACGTTGGAAGGCACCGCTCCGCCGCTGGCCGCCGACGGCGTACCCGCCACCGTCGCCATCTCCCCCGGCAGCTTCCTCATGGGTGCTGACGCCGCCACGCTGCCCGAGTCCGTCATCAAGAACTTCGGCGTCATGTCCTCCCGTCCCGAGCATGGCGATTACGACGAGCTGCCCGCGCACCCCGTCCAGATCACCAAGGGCTTCCGCATCGGCGTCACCGAGGTCAGCCCGGCCGAGTTCCAGCAGTTCGATCCCACTTACGTTGCCGGCTCCGCCACCCCGGCCTATGCGGCTGGCGTCAGCTACGCGCAGGCCGTGGCCTACTGCGCCTGGCTCACCAAGAAGACCGGCAAGCCGTGGCGTCTGCCCACCGAGGCCGAGTGGGAGTACGTGGCCCGCTCCGGTGGCAAGTCCATCTTCGGCGCATCCGACACCACACCCAAGGCCGACGAGGCCAACCCCTGGGGAGTCAAGAACATGGAAGTCGGCCGTCCCGAGTGGGTCGCCGACTGGTATGGTCCTTACCAGCCGGGCGAGCAGGCCGATCCCTCCGGAGCAGCCTCCGGCTACACCCGCGTCGTTCGCGGCGGCGGGCTCGACTGGCGTCACACCGCCACCAAGACCTCTCCCGACCTCAACGTTCCGGCCACCGCGCCGTTCTTCGTCCGCCCCGCCAACCGCGCCTCCATGCCTCCGGTCTACGCGTCGAAGGAGGGCAACATCGGCTTCCGCGTAGTGCAGGCCGGTCCGGTCACGACTGCGCCCACTCCGGCCCAGCACTTCTTCTTCGAGACTGCCGTCAAGCAGACGGGCCTGTTGGCGAAGGCC
This is a stretch of genomic DNA from Granulicella sp. WH15. It encodes these proteins:
- a CDS encoding glycosyl hydrolase family 65 protein; translated protein: MKTSRKHATRSWLTILPLALALPAGAPSAGAQTVLHPADYAHYVDLFHDQEREATGKLYEGEGGESTWPWMQREIPWFDASDKHFEEMYYFRWYAWKKHLVKTSKGYVVTEWLPKPDFKDGSYGALNDAVPFHLGEARWLHTSAIAEDDARYWFSVPDSDTRKYSAAMASAVRDLTLANGNAALGTTLLPALKTYYKAWETTQQDANGLFWSIDTRDAMEKSISGDGYRPTLNSYMYGDARAIAAIAAAANDTATATAFNQKADTLRNLIETRLWNPKDQFYEVVSPAADSGIRKQKKFIDPGTQMQLSGVREQIGYNPWLFDIPPVSHAIAWKQLFDPQGFDGRYGATTAERRSPRFRFASSDQCTWNGPAWPFAMTQTLLALAAYENLPGSFVLGPADYYKLFSRYVLAQHQTLASGHTIDWIDEDYDADTGEWIAKNMLIAKNKQVGRGNYYNHSGFVDPLITGLIGLRPRADNQIVLHPLLPPGQWSYFAIDALPYHGHTLTILWDETGKRYHRGKGLTLLIDGKKAASRKTLGPLEAALR
- a CDS encoding alpha/beta fold hydrolase, with protein sequence MTLSTRITALLLLGVAIAAPAQVASKKQVNQWRTQMRQALFIPNPLPAVQPESYGTFTPAPGIVAERVSYRSEYGLRIPAVIYAPATKPKGRQPAIIVVNGHGGDKSSWYAYYTGVLYARAGAVVLTYDPIGEGERNDDHKYGTSEHDKIIDVPTMPARMGGLMVTDVMQAVSYLSQRPDVDAHRIAVMGFSMGSFISALAGAADPRIHALLLTGGGDLDGPGGYWDASHAVMCQSGPYKALSFLGDRPAVLYTMNARRGTTFILNGTNDTVVDIPHHEQDFFDAMRQRVIALNGGSKGVFETLFDPGASHRPGWIARPSAKWLGNNLRFPNWPESTINQLPIISIRAWAAKVGYPLGKSSGREDRDAGIQSIDGDVPLMTHEQTDVLSMEKWQERKSEFVYANWVKAALAQANNEGSSK
- a CDS encoding aldolase/citrate lyase family protein; the encoded protein is MNRLRKAVELNGGKTLLGAALYFYDPIFLEIAAHLGYQAIWIEMEHAPITFAEAADLCRMAAGTGMLTMIRIPDSRRENVLKAAECAPDIIDVPMVNTSAQMGEIRQYARFAPDGHRGYFSVSRAVNYGVNNSVNETQQSVNRELCLMAQIEHTDAMSELSQLAATPDVDLFVGPADLAASMGYPSQTNHPVVREACTKIVQAARANNKLIASACAPADFKFWLDQNIDLLFCTNDIACLKRGAGLALEEARALLAQA
- a CDS encoding four-carbon acid sugar kinase family protein — protein: MKNAPSIPQQQVDTPRVIILADDLTGACDSGVAFLSSGRQVRVVLDLTSFDSSSGEDEVWSFTTESRNLPMHEAAERLTESMAKLPHEGSLFFKKVDSAARGHLGTEVIAALRSSSASIALVAPAFPEAGRTVHAGVLRVSDFSGQDSTIALRDLFAHEKEISIDVLADDSPRQQLADDISAAIANNTDILLCAARTQQHLHDLAAAALHLDQPILWAGSAGLAHALADELPKANASSIAQAITAKPGRTVLFAGTPHPVTLSQVARLDGAAHETHIIDCAVTPEAAIRETFSFSPVSALILTGGDTAAFVLRALSASSILLAGEIARGIPWGIIAGGMAAGCIVITKSGGFGNPESLVHAFEFCERRLYESA
- a CDS encoding acetylxylan esterase, which gives rise to MRLLPVCAALLAVLVAPALAQHIPGYNYDEAKIPPYTLLDPLTAADGKPVNTAAAWWQQRRPEIVHLFEENVFGVTPANAKVPLRAKLIETDPHALGGLAIRKQIDLYFTTKGADGPKMRMLLYLPARAKGRVPVVLGLNFGGNQTVVNDPGIQPTKIWVKPKPSLVLQQVAPDEKTRGSQTEEWQVEKVLSRGYGLATIYYGDLEPDFKDASQYSIRQLFAPSNAPDSWGAIGAWAWGLSRAIDYLETDKQVDAKRIAVTGHSRLAKVADWAAAQDPRIAAVLSTESGKGGQSIQRRGLGESVYHLQHSFPYWFCPNYARWVGHDQEIPADGNLLLSLIAPRPLYVASAVGDEWSDPKGEFLSSVSASRVYQLLGRHGLPTDTMPPVDQPINSPAANVAYHVRSGIHDVTAFDWDQYLNFLDIHFRRLTRP
- the pdxA gene encoding 4-hydroxythreonine-4-phosphate dehydrogenase PdxA; its protein translation is MSLPKIALTIGDPAGVGAEITLKALADRDLLGIAEWIVIADPVALEAIDPEFRKSLDPRVRLVEASNLDPAKPIQHGQLSADYGLAAIDYVRRATLMCLADEADAMVTAPLNKEAVTMSGQIFSGHTEFIAEICGATESRMLLASERLSTVHVSTHIALEQACKLEQGRIIRTIELGAEAMRLMLGRPARIGVCGLNPHAGEHNLFGHQDSEIIAPAVEAAQKLGFDVTGPHSPDAIFLKGVRGGFDLIVAMYHDQGHIPMKLIDYEKTINISLGIPIIRTSVDHGTAFDIAGQDKADCRNMQAAMRMAARMAAGKLSLKGAQ
- a CDS encoding sodium:solute symporter, with product MHLLDEIVIGLYMAVLVGIGMRVSRRQRTTDQYFLAERSIPGWAIGMSLLATIITSVTFIAYPGAAYAGNWSLLVPGIMFVLVIAGIGVVVVPFFRQVVAMSVYEYFGKRFGSGVRMYSSFAFAMGHFSKMGFVFYLLALSVGGITGWSLTKVIIVLGIITIFYTLIGGLEAVIWTDVIQGFVLWSGVAVSIGLLLFSPRVHTGEVLHLIAANHKTSLGSMSFDLHTQTFWTMAIYGLFFYLQKYTADQTVVQRYLAATTDRAALRGIGMGAMLCLPVWTAFMFIGSLLWAFYRITGEHLPKSITKPDQIFPHFMVTQMPPGVAGLFMAALFGAAMSMLASDLNCLAVIVVEDFYGYLLPGRTDRQRLRVGKVAVAVSGLLAIAVALRLSNSQGSALALYYLITAVVAGGLAGLFLLAFLVRKAGRAAGLIGIVVNLVFTTWATLTMNHGHTWNLHQYNYPWHEFTIGAIGNILLFVVGYLASLALPASEASGATLWDWLAQRRSHPQHPTLNTQRSNG